The sequence CACGACTGAACCGAATGAGTTGATGAAGCCCATCCATAATCGGATGCCAGTTATTTTGAAAAAAGAAGATGAAGCGGCCTGGCTTGATCCACAAAATACGGATAGTCATTTCCTGGGGAATATGCTAAAACCGTTCGATGAAGCGCAAATGACAGCTTATGCTGTATCTGCAGACGTTAATTCCCCCAAAAACAATACTGAAGCACTAATCCAACGACTTTGTTGAAATATATTTTCATAATAATGTAACTACATATCATTTACTTCCGTCTACTCTATAAATGAAGAGAGGAAGTTGAATGTGTACAAACGTTTCCTAATGCCGTTCCTCATTATAGTAGTAACCGTTTTTCTATGGAGACCGATAGATGCTGCCGCTTGTTCCTGCGTAATGCCACCGCCGCCTGAACAGGCGTTAAATGATGCAACTGCTGTTTTCAGCGGTGAAGTGATTGATATCTCGGATAATGTGAAAGTCATCAATGGATACGGAAAAACAATTCGCTTTAAAGTGGATGAAAGCTGGAAAGGAATTGACAATGGGGAAGTAGCTATAAATACTGGGCACGGTGGTGGTGATTGCGGTTTCCAGTTTGAAGTCGGTCAGAGCTATCTCGTCTATGCAGTAAAAAGTGATATGTATGCACCAAATACATTATCGACAACTATTTGTAATCGAACTGTACAATTAGCGAATGCAAATGATGATTTAACAGCACTTGGTGAAGGCGAGAAGATTTTTTCTGAGCATGAAGATGTTGTCGAGAAATCAAATTGGTTCTATTGGAGTGCTGGATTGTCAAGCATCATTCTTTTAGGAGCAGCATTTGTTTATGGTAGGAAGATGAAAAATGCGCGCAGGTGAGTTTATCTCACTGCACGCATTTTTTATGTGAAAGTCATCATCGTATCGAGAGGACCATTAGATCTGATAATGTTTGAAAAGTCTAATATTGGTATAGGGAAGTATGAAAAACCTGATGAGTAAGGTGAAATGGCATAGAGTTGAAAATAGATCACAAGAGTAACATCGGCAATATAAAAATCCTGGTCAGGACTGATTCCTTTAAATGGAGGTTCCACCAATTGAATATCCCAGTCTTTTATCCTTTGCCTGATGATTTGGTTGACTTTTTTTTCATAGTCGCTGCCAGGTTTAAATAAATCTTTCAACAAATATTGTCTACCCGTCTTCGTGTCGAATGTCAGTGATTTTACAATTGTCATGCCATGAGCGCCTCCTGTAAAGGCATAAACGATTAAGTTCAAACTCAGAATGCCACGCTCGTTTGTTTTAATCTCGTAATTTGCAATCATTTCAACGAGATAGCTCTCATAAAAACCTTGTTCAATTAAAAATTCATTCAAAGTCTGTATAATTGTATGATTGAGCCTACGCTGAATCGCATGATTATGCATATTGATTATACTAGGATAATAGACGTTCACATCGGAAGATGCATGGGGGAGTTTCTTTGTCAGGATCGTAACCGGAAAATCATTCACGCGCAACATCCTTTCCACAGTCATACGATTAGTGTATGAAGGACAGACGCTAGATACTACAACTGAGGAAGGGGAACTTTCAACCATCCGACAATTATATGATGAAGGGGTTTGGTTGTTTTACATAGGAAACAGTGCAATTTGTATAATTTCATGGTACGATTTAAGTTCACAAAAGAAGAGGACGTGAGTAAATAATGATTTCAATTACAGTACCTGAAACAGATGTTACCATTGTACAGCGCGAGCAGGAAATGAGTGCAAATGAAGCTCCAATAAAGCCCATCAATGGATTTATCGATATCCACGAGATCCCACGTGATAAAGGTGGCATCATCTTATTCTTTAATAAGAAGGATGAACTATTACTAGCAGGGAAGGCACGTAAGCTTCGTCAGCGTGTGAAAAAACACCTTGAAGATAGTGTGTCGCCGTTAAAAAATCACCGTGCGGAAGTCCATAAGATTTCTGTCATAATTGTTGAAGATGCAATGGAACGTGAAATCTACGAGACCTATATTATTAATACAATGCGCGCAAAGTATAACACTGAAAAAGCGTTCTTTGAAAACGAATGAGAATAGCTTTACAAACTGTGGGATGATGTGGAGGTATACATCATCCTATTTTTTTTACGTGGAATTAATTTTTCAATTAGTCCTAATAAATCGAATGGATATGTTGTTTTTATAAGATTAATATTTTATTCATTCAACGGGCCATTATGAAGTATATAAAATGTTGCTTTGCGCTCCAGACGGCACGCTTTCCGAGGGGCGTTACTTGAGCCTCCTCGGTCGCAAAAACCGCGCCCTGTGGGGTCTCAAGGCACACGCTAATCCCTCCGGAGTCGTCCGTCTTCCGCTACAAGCAACGGAGAGTAATATGTATAAAGCTATTTTCAGAATCGCGCCAGGTTGTAAAACTTTAGTAGTGCCAAACCGTAATTGTATGAGAGGTGGGATGAAATGAAAATAGAGAATGTTTTTAAAAAGAGTGGTGTATTTCGTTTTCTTATTTTATTAATGTTAATTTCTAATATGGTTTATGTGTCAATTGAAATTTATAAATCTAAAATTAGTAATTCATTAGTTAAAAATATCGAGATAACAGAGTTGACCTTCACCAAACTTGCAACACTATCTAGCTATGCTTTAATTTTTGAAATTGTATTTTTAGTTTTATCACTTGTGGGTATCGCAATGATCTTCATTAAAAATTATCGACCATTATTTTTAAGTTATGTCGTCTTTCAGTTAGTGTTATTAACGTCAATGTTAGCGTTAAATAATATTTTGGCTTGGGCATTTGAAGCTCCTGCCGGTAATATGTCTCAACTTGTATTCGTTCCATTTGCACTTGTGTTTGCTGCACTTTTTTACTTAGTTGTTAAAAACACCTTCCTGAAAAAAGAGTCGATTAACTATAAGGTGAGCCAGTAAATCCTATACCGTAATCGGGCACGATTGCTTGGTACTACACTTTTAGTTGAGTGGAGTGCAAGCCTTCGACTCCGGGAGGATTAGCGAAAGCCGTAACGTAGAACGGCTTTTGCGAGATAAAGCGATAGCTTTTCGAGCATATCTTTGCACTCGCCTTGAGACCCTGGACGTAGCGAAGCGAAGGAAGCGGCTCAAGCCACGCCCTCCGGAAAGCGTAAGGCTGGAACGGAAATCAACGTTTGCAAGACTATACTATGTCTTGTAATTCTAGAGGCTTTGTACAACATAAGGGTGCGATTGGCGCACGATTTTTTTGTATGATATTTAGTTGATCGGAGCGGAAGCCGGCGACTCTGGGAGGATCAGCGAGAGACGTTACGAAGAACGGCTTTTGCGAGTGAAGCGTAGCGAGAAGGAGCACATCTTTGCTTTTGACAGGTGAAACACCCGTCGAAGCGAAGCGAAGGGGTGTGGTTCACCGCCCGCCCTCCAGAACGCGTCCGGCTGTAGCGCAGATCAACGGGTACCAACCACTATTCCATATAAGGGTGCTTTAACCGTATAAGGTTTGTGCTTCAAACGGGCAATTTTACAGGATAAGACATATAGAATTACGGTAAGGATTAACTTACTATTTTTCGGCATTGTATTAAAATAAATTGCTCCAAAAAAAGAGCCTATACTAGAAAGTCAGTTCAACTGACTTTCTGTATAGGCTCTTTCCATATCATTTGCTCATTTCATCATGTATCAAGTCGATATTGTAATTTAAATACTTTACATACGTATCAACTTCATCACCGGGTTGGCCGATTTCATCCGAATAGATACGTTTTTCAGCGATTCGTACGCCTGTTTCATTCGCTACCGTTTCCATCGGACGTTCGTCAACATTGGATTCAATGAAGAGAACAGGCACTTCATGTGACTTGATGAACTCCACCAATTCCTTAATTTGTGTGGGGGAACCGTTTTCCTCCGTATCAATTTCCCAGATGAATGCCTCATTTAGACCAAAACGCTTAGCCAAATACTGAAAAGCACGCTCACTCGTTACAAGAGTGCGATTTTTCTCTGGAATGTCATTGATACGATCCTCATAGTCCTTTTCAATATCCTTTAGGCGCTGGACATATTCGTCACCGCGTTTTTGAATTTCATCGCTTTTCTTAGGATGTTTCTTCACAAGTACATCTCTCATATCTTCAGCCATTTTCACCCCGACAGCCGGGTCGATGAATGCATGAGGGTTAATTTCCTCTTCGCGACCATCTCCACCCGACAAGTACATCGGCTCAACACGTTCAGTTAAGCTGAAGATGTTGTCTTCTTTTTGGTTCACTGTATCCATCATTTTGAAAAACCAGCCGTGTTCGCCGCCTTCAAGGTTCAAACCATTATAGAACAACACATCAGCGTTTGTTGCTGCTTTGATGTCATTTGGAAGTGGCTCATATTCATGTGGATCTGTTCCAGTTGGTACGAGGTTATACACTTCCACCAAGTCTCCGCCGATTTCTCTTGCCATATCAGCAATAATTGTAAAAGAGGTAACGATTTTTAAGGGTTCCTCGCCTGTTGCTGTCGTACCGTTTGAATTTTTGTCATCTCCACACGCCGCCAATAGAAAGACGGTTAATAAAGATAAACCTAACCAGGTCACTACTTTTTTCATTCTCAATTCTACTCCTTATTCATAAATTAGATTTTATCCAAAAGCTTGATGCTTTTAATAATAAATAGACGTTTTACACAACTTTTCTACTATTGAATGCCTGGATTTTTCTAAAGACGATTCCTTGTTTAGGTGAAAATAGGAATGCCAGTAAGAACAATGCCGTCGTCGCTAAAGCAATAACAGGACCCGAAGGCATATTGTATACAAAACTGAAATACAGGCCAATAACTGCAGAGATAGCACCGAAGAATGATGCAAGAAATACCATGACGGAAAGTTTGTTTGTCAACAGGTAAGCTGTCGAAGCAGGTGTGATGAGCATTGATACGACAAGGATGACGCCAACCGTCTGAAGGGATGCAACTGTTACAAGTGTCAACAGAAACATAATCGCATAATGAATGAAACGTACATTCAATCCGTAGGCAGCCGCCATCGTTTCGTCAAAGCTGGAAACGAGTAGTTCTTTGTAAAATAATATGACGACTAATATGACTAAACTTCCGATTGCTAATGTTAGCCACATATCGGATGTCCTTACTGCGAGGACGTTCCCGAAAAGAATTTGAGTTAGATCTGTCGCACTTTTGGCTTTTGAAATTAAAATGACACCAAGAGCGAAAAATGCCGAGAATACGAGTCCGATGGATGAATCACTTTTAATACGGCTATTTTGTGTAATGGCTCCGATGCCGAATGCGGTCAGTATACCTGTAAACACGGCTCCATAGAAATAATTAATGCCGAGCATATAGGAAATGGCAACCCCGGGTAATACGGCGTGTGATATAGCATCTCCCATCAATGCCATACCACGCAAAATGATGAAGCTTCCAATCACGCCACATATGATTCCGACCATTATGGACGTGATGAACGCTTTCTGTAAAAACGCATATGTTTGTAAATCATTGATGAATTCCATTACATTTGTACCTCCAAGTCATCCAGCATTGCAACTGGTCTTTCGTAAGCACGTGTCATATTATCCGCTTGGAACACTTGTTGGACTGGACCGGCATCAATTAGCTGTTTATTAATCAATATCAGTTCGTCGAAATAATTTTTTACTTTTGTTAAATCATGGTGGACGACAAATACGATTTTTCCTTCCGTTTGAAGTTGTTTAAGAATACCGATGATCACTTCTTCACTAGATACATCGATTCCAACGAATGGTTCATCAAGGAAAAAGAAATCCGCATTTTGTGCAAGTGCCCTTGCGAGGAAGACACGTTGCTGCTGGCCTCCTGACAATTCACCAATCTGGCTATTGGCAAACTCCTGCATGCCAACTTTCTCAAGGCATTGCATTGCCCATTCCTTATGTTCTTTTTTAGGTCTCCGTAATAAGCCTAGTTTTGGATACGTTCCGATTACTACAGCGTCCAATACTTTAATTGGGAAGTTCCAATCAATATTGGAACGTTGGGGGACATAGGCTATATTCTTTCTGAAATTCTTGATTGGTTTTGAATTTATTTCAACTGTTCCTTTATCTTTTGGTATTAAACCAAGCATGGCTTTCATCAAAGTAGATTTTCCTGCTCCGTTGGGTCCCAGTATTCCAATCAACTTGCCTGAAGTGAATGTAAACGATATGTTATCAAGAACCTGTTTGCCATAATAGGAAACAGAGACGTTTTTTACCGAGATGATATCTGACATATTTTTTCCTCCTGAATGAATTAAATAAGGGGAGAATACTTTCCCCAGTGCAACTTTATGTGTAAAAAAATGAATTGTGGATTCCCATTTGTTAAATAGTATACTGCGGTTTTACAGTTTAGGTGACTCTGTAATTTGATTGTAGTCTCAAAGTTTCCCTAACGCAACTTTTATCAGTATAGTATAAATGAAATTCAGAGTAAAGCCTATTTTCTTATTTACACAAAAAATAATTTTAAATCTGAAATGGTATTCCCGTCTACCTGCTGTTTTCATGAGCGGAGTAAGAAATTACAGAGTGTTTACGGCACTTGTCATGTAGTTTCCCTTTTTTATAGGATTGTATGCCCTTCACACTAAAATCCTGTAAAATAGATAGTAGAACAATGATCGGAGGCGCTAAAAATGAAGTTTTTTCACACAGCTGATTGGCATTTAGGAAAATTGGTGCAAGGTGTTTACATGACAGATGGCCAACGTTATGTTCTACGTCAATTTATAGAAGCCATAAGAGAAGAGAAGCCGGATGCAGTCATCATAGCAGGTGATCTATATGATCGTGCTGTACCACCTACGGAAGCTGTTACACTGCTCGATGAAGTGTTGCGGGAAATTGTAGTCGATTTAAAGACTCCGGTCATCGCAGTTGCGGGCAATCACGATAGTCCAAGCCGTTTAGATTTCGGAAGCCGCCTTATGCGTCAGAATGGCTACTATATAGAAGGCCGACTAAGACGCACGAATGATCCTGTTGTTTTAAAAGATGAGTATGGTGACGTCCATTTTCATCTTGTACCTTTTGCAGATCCATCTGTCTGCAGACAAGTGTTTGAAGATGATACGATCACTGATTTCAATAACGCGATGGAGCGGGTCATTAGTAATATTAAGTTTGATGAGAATGCCCGTCATGTATTCGTTGGACATGCGTTCGTAACGCCACACGGAGAAGAAGAAGAGAACACAAGTGATTCTGAGCGGCCGCTGGCTATCGGAGGAGCCGAATATGTATCTGCGCATCTT is a genomic window of Sporosarcina oncorhynchi containing:
- a CDS encoding DUF3298 and DUF4163 domain-containing protein; the protein is MNDFPVTILTKKLPHASSDVNVYYPSIINMHNHAIQRRLNHTIIQTLNEFLIEQGFYESYLVEMIANYEIKTNERGILSLNLIVYAFTGGAHGMTIVKSLTFDTKTGRQYLLKDLFKPGSDYEKKVNQIIRQRIKDWDIQLVEPPFKGISPDQDFYIADVTLVIYFQLYAISPYSSGFSYFPIPILDFSNIIRSNGPLDTMMTFT
- a CDS encoding nucleotide excision repair endonuclease, whose amino-acid sequence is MISITVPETDVTIVQREQEMSANEAPIKPINGFIDIHEIPRDKGGIILFFNKKDELLLAGKARKLRQRVKKHLEDSVSPLKNHRAEVHKISVIIVEDAMEREIYETYIINTMRAKYNTEKAFFENE
- a CDS encoding metal ABC transporter solute-binding protein, Zn/Mn family, which gives rise to MKKVVTWLGLSLLTVFLLAACGDDKNSNGTTATGEEPLKIVTSFTIIADMAREIGGDLVEVYNLVPTGTDPHEYEPLPNDIKAATNADVLFYNGLNLEGGEHGWFFKMMDTVNQKEDNIFSLTERVEPMYLSGGDGREEEINPHAFIDPAVGVKMAEDMRDVLVKKHPKKSDEIQKRGDEYVQRLKDIEKDYEDRINDIPEKNRTLVTSERAFQYLAKRFGLNEAFIWEIDTEENGSPTQIKELVEFIKSHEVPVLFIESNVDERPMETVANETGVRIAEKRIYSDEIGQPGDEVDTYVKYLNYNIDLIHDEMSK
- a CDS encoding metal ABC transporter permease, whose translation is MEFINDLQTYAFLQKAFITSIMVGIICGVIGSFIILRGMALMGDAISHAVLPGVAISYMLGINYFYGAVFTGILTAFGIGAITQNSRIKSDSSIGLVFSAFFALGVILISKAKSATDLTQILFGNVLAVRTSDMWLTLAIGSLVILVVILFYKELLVSSFDETMAAAYGLNVRFIHYAIMFLLTLVTVASLQTVGVILVVSMLITPASTAYLLTNKLSVMVFLASFFGAISAVIGLYFSFVYNMPSGPVIALATTALFLLAFLFSPKQGIVFRKIQAFNSRKVV
- a CDS encoding metal ABC transporter ATP-binding protein translates to MSDIISVKNVSVSYYGKQVLDNISFTFTSGKLIGILGPNGAGKSTLMKAMLGLIPKDKGTVEINSKPIKNFRKNIAYVPQRSNIDWNFPIKVLDAVVIGTYPKLGLLRRPKKEHKEWAMQCLEKVGMQEFANSQIGELSGGQQQRVFLARALAQNADFFFLDEPFVGIDVSSEEVIIGILKQLQTEGKIVFVVHHDLTKVKNYFDELILINKQLIDAGPVQQVFQADNMTRAYERPVAMLDDLEVQM
- a CDS encoding exonuclease SbcCD subunit D produces the protein MKFFHTADWHLGKLVQGVYMTDGQRYVLRQFIEAIREEKPDAVIIAGDLYDRAVPPTEAVTLLDEVLREIVVDLKTPVIAVAGNHDSPSRLDFGSRLMRQNGYYIEGRLRRTNDPVVLKDEYGDVHFHLVPFADPSVCRQVFEDDTITDFNNAMERVISNIKFDENARHVFVGHAFVTPHGEEEENTSDSERPLAIGGAEYVSAHLFKPFHYTALGHLHQAHHVGDETIRYSGSPMKYSISEENHKKGFFIVEMDEEGNVAVEKRLLNPQYDMRTVEGLMEEIVAEQPSNDYVFVKLHDETPVLFPMEKVKSIFPNAMHIERKIVRTAATMEHTSVLGDEKPDDLTLFRYFYAQMNDIEPDAETEKIFAEVLYEVKGGMDR